Genomic segment of Acinetobacter larvae:
TGGTCAGAAAGTTTTGCCCTATTGTTGTTGAGCCGATTAGTTTTAGGCATTGCCATTGGTGGCTTTTGGGCAACCGCGATAGCTTTGAGTGGGCGTTTAGCACCTCGTCATGTGCCCATTGCCAAAGCCAATGCAGTCGTCATGGCTGGTGTTACCTTTGCAACTGTGCTTGGCGTACCATTGGGTACATGGCTTAGTACCTTCTGGGGCTGGCGAAGTGCTTTTTTTATCACCGCAATGGTGGCCATTCTTGCACTGATCTTAGAGTTAATGTATCTCCCCAAACTGAAGCCTCAAAGTGTTATCCGCTTACATGATTTACCCAGCCTATTTAGAGAAGTTAAAGCCCGTAAAGGCTTACTGATTATTTTATTTGTCGGGCTTGCGCATTTTTCTTCTTATAGCTATTTAGCACCATTCTTTAAAAATGTTGCGGGCTTCAGTCCAACAACCATCAGTAGTCTACTGCTATTATTTGGTGCAGCAGGCATACTCGGGAATGCCTTCGCAGGTTATAGTGGCAATATCAATGTGCGTTATAGCTTTGCATTTGTGGCACTGTGTTTTGCCATCGTCTTTGTTAGCTTTCCAACGCTCGCCATTTATAGCTCTGGTGCATTTATCTTAACTGCACTATGGGGTTTTGCCTTTGGTGCATTTCCGACCACAGCCAACATCTGGATGTTTGTACATGCTCCACAAGCAGTAGAAAAAGGTATGCCATTATTTGTAGGGGTTTTTCAGGTCATGATTGCCACCGGTTCATTACTGGGGGGGTATATCGTTGATCATTTTAGTGCCAATATCTTGCTTTATAGCGTACTGATTTTTGTAGCCATTGCCATGCTCAGTATCTTCACTTGGTCACGTGGGCTCAATAACCCCAAAATCTCATGTGAAGGTTAAAAGCTTTGTTCTCTAGCATTCAATACACATCGGCATGTCTAGCCTTCAAACCAAGTCTTAAAACCTAGTCTTAAAACCTAGTCCTCAAACCGAGTCTTAAAATAAGTGCCTACTTATTTTAGCCAGAAAGCGCATCTCTTGCGCTTTTTCTGTAAACTAAAAACGCAGATAGAAAAATCTCTACCTGCGCCTAACCTGATTAACCTCTAACCCAATCAATATATAGCCATCACACACTCTTCAAGGAAGCACTATGAGTCAGTCTGTTTATAATATTGCAGTTAAAACAATCGATGCTCAACATATCAATCTTGAA
This window contains:
- a CDS encoding MFS transporter, with protein sequence MTSLSEPTASQSKPSPSEAFSSSEHRQGSWLALITTAVTAFILVTSEFLPIGVLNSIAADLQVSTGTAGLVITLPGIMAACAAPLLPVFIKNLDRRYLLIALTAVTILANLLTAWSESFALLLLSRLVLGIAIGGFWATAIALSGRLAPRHVPIAKANAVVMAGVTFATVLGVPLGTWLSTFWGWRSAFFITAMVAILALILELMYLPKLKPQSVIRLHDLPSLFREVKARKGLLIILFVGLAHFSSYSYLAPFFKNVAGFSPTTISSLLLLFGAAGILGNAFAGYSGNINVRYSFAFVALCFAIVFVSFPTLAIYSSGAFILTALWGFAFGAFPTTANIWMFVHAPQAVEKGMPLFVGVFQVMIATGSLLGGYIVDHFSANILLYSVLIFVAIAMLSIFTWSRGLNNPKISCEG